In Rutidosis leptorrhynchoides isolate AG116_Rl617_1_P2 chromosome 2, CSIRO_AGI_Rlap_v1, whole genome shotgun sequence, one genomic interval encodes:
- the LOC139892724 gene encoding uncharacterized protein isoform X2: MVSGSRIEGGNNTTHNLSAGVRKTIQSIKEIVGNHSDADIYATLKETNMDPNETTQKLLNQDPFHEVRRKRDKKKEVIPSKTPVPVKPIKPTEQPVQAMKSNTYLDRNPRRTNIVRNNAHDAGVTRQFRQFRVVRDNRINQYDNRVIKPSAKNSEVVSTKEPPISNVSAKSSVETSKNQKPMNLPVDSLSKQVKGVSLSGKRSTITPPVNATKTHDSVTSPNSSVAVVGVYSSSSDPVHIPSLASRPSANVGTIKREVGTVGVRRYTSENTAKMSSFQGAFVSKSELNVSESVPAAKLLNNINGNQHNSRPHQHPVNHQKGNKEWKPKSSKKPTSATGVGVIGSPKKPASTPANNNNSKELVTEGTNQLQDKLAPATTTTHEDQNVIIAAHIRVSETDRCCLTFGSLGIEVEVPQNSGYQEEASYIEESQSEPPLTSLSVSSPDSSCDEPSRSKQVEWVDEHIQSSGSISQESGTSSEQQQPSDRLESSSSPQNNEDDYTNNIGVVRHSSPSQHASELPSLSAYDSQTGYDISYFRPRTDESLRGQVLPIPQEAAFNSHLGNNIPASTIAMLQQQQQGQVAQMYPQIHHHHHLQHFIPYHHHRQFITPPPVYVPPMMMQQQPTYSSNNPSHHLHPTNASTYLVLPGAANSPHVNAKYAIPPQYKSLQAPTLNGFGNFTSPTGCTLNTPGVVDDPSRLKYKDAGNVYLPNPQGEASEHWMNPREMQSAASYYNMATGQTPPHAAYMAPSHTAHATSFNAAAQSSHMQFSGLYHPSQLTAHHMGPNMGGNVGVAPGTQVAGYHHQQQQQQQPQLSQLNWTGNF; this comes from the exons ATGGTCTCTGGTTCTCGAATTGAAGGGGGTAACAACACAACGCATAATTTATCTGCTGGTGTTCGTAAAACCATTCAATCGATTAAAGAAATTGTTGGTAATCATTCTGATGCTGATATTTATGCAACCCTTAAAGAAACCAACATGGATCCTAATGAAACTACTCAGAAACTGCTAAATCAAG ATCCTTTTCATGAAGTTAGGAGAAaaagagacaagaagaaggag GTTATACCTTCAAAGACTCCTGTGCCTGTCAAACCGATAAAACCAACTGAACAGCCAGTTCAAGCGATGAAGTCCAACACATATTTAGATCGTAATCCGCGAAGGACAAATATTGTTAGGAATAATGCACATG ATGCAGGAGTGACCAGACAGTTTAGACAGTTTCGTGTTGTGAGGGACAACAGAATCAATCAATATGATAATAGAGTTATCAAACCTTCTGCTAAAAACTCAGAAGTTGTGTCCACAAAAGAGCCACCGATTTCAAATGTGTCCGCAAAGAG TTCAGTTGAGACTTCCAAAAATCAAAAACCGATGAATCTTCCGGTTGATTCACTCTCCAAACAAGTAAAGGGTGTTAGTTTAAGTGGTAAGAGATCAACCATTACTCCACCTGTGAATGCAACAAAAACTCATGATTCGGTTACATCACCAAACAGTTCAGTTGCAGTAGTTGGAGTATATTCATCTTCTTCAGACCCCGTTCATATACCTTCCCTGGCATCTAGACCATCTGCAAACGTTGGCACCATAAAACGTGAAGTTGGGACAGTCGGTGTTCGGCGTTATACATCTGAAAATACGGCTAAGATGTCATCGTTTCAGGGTGCTTTTGTATCAAAATCGGAACTGAATGTTTCAGAATCAGTGCCTGCTGCAAAGTTGTTGAATAACATTAATGGTAATCAGCATAATAGCCGGCCGCATCAACACCCTGTGAATCATCAGAAAG GAAACAAGGAGTGGAAACCGAAATCAAGTAAGAAACCAACAAGTGCTACTGGAGTGGGGGTTATTGGATCGCCTAAAAAACCTGCATCGACTCCTGCTAACAATAACAACTCTAAGGAACTGGTTACCGAGGGAACTAATCAGTTGCAGGATAAATTGGCACCTGCAACTACTACTACTCATGAGGATCAAAATGTGATCATTGCAGCACACATTCGAGTCTCTGAGACTGATCGTTGTTGCCTCACTTTCGGCAGTTTAGGAATCGAGGTTGAGGTCCCTCAGAATTCTGGATATCAAGAGGAGGCTAGTTATATTGAGGAGTCGCAGTCAGAACCTCCTTTAACAAG TTTATCGGTTAGTTCTCCGGACTCGTCATGTGATGAACCTTCCCGTAGCAAACAAGTTGAGTGGGTAGATGAACATATTCAGAGTTCTGGTTCCATTTCACAAGAGTCAGGCACATCGTCCGAACAACAACAACCTAGTGATAGATTAGAGTCGTCTTCAAGTCCTCAAAACAATGAAGACGACTACACAAATAATATCGGTGTTGTTAGACACAGCAGCCCATCACAACATGCATCAGAGTTACCAAGCTTGTCA GCTTATGACTCTCAGACTGGATATGATATATCATATTTCAGACCCCGTACTGACGAATCTTTAAGGGGTCAGGTTCTACCGATCCCTCAGGAG gccGCCTTTAATTCTCATTTGGGTAACAACATCCCTGCAAGTACAATAGCGAtgttacaacaacaacagcaaggtCAAGTGGCCCAAATGTACccacaaattcatcatcatcatcatcttcagcaTTTTATaccttatcatcatcatcgtcagttTATAACTCCTCCTCCTGTTTATGTTCCACCAATGATGATGCAGCAGCAGCCTACCTACTCTTCTAACAATCCTTCTCATCATCTTCATCCCACTAACGCTAGTACTTACCTTGTGCTCCCTGGGGCAGCTAACTCACCACACGTCAACGCTAAATACGCAATTCCACCACAATATAAATCTCTTCAGGCTCCCACTCTTAACGGGTTCGGGAATTTTACTAGTCCAACTGGATGCACGCTAAACACACCTGGAGTTGTAGATGATCCTTCTCGGCTCAAGTATAAAGATGCTGGCAATGTGTACCTTCCTAACCCTCAG GGTGAGGCATCTGAACATTGGATGAATCCAAGGGAGATGCAATCAGCAGCATCATACTACAACATGGCTACTGGACAAACACCTCCTCATGCTGCATATATGGCGCCATCACACACTGCCCATGCCACCTCATTCAATGCTGCCGCACAATCTTCTCATATGCAATTCTCTGGATTATATCACCCTTCACAACTAACAGCGCATCATATGGGCCCCAACATGGGCGGGAACGTTGGAGTCGCACCAGGAACCCAAGTTGCTGGATATCAtcatcagcagcagcagcagcagcagcctcAGTTGAGTCAACTGAATTGGACAGGAAACTTTTGA
- the LOC139892725 gene encoding uncharacterized protein, translating to MSTTVMSDPMMMSATDTPANQTVPATEVEFVKCECCGLTEECTPAYTERIRERYHGKWICGLCGEAVKDEIVRSTDRLISTEEAMTRHMTFCRASRSSGPPPNPAVHLIAAMRQILRRCVDSPRSLRSMPSSPTMKNRDIGGLARSESCMPTLTLTVESKSSDNELDESDDQKLMTEKC from the coding sequence ATGTCTACTACGGTGATGAGTGATCCGATGATGATGTCAGCAACAGACACGCCTGCAAATCAAACCGTACCGGCAACGGAAGTTGAATTTGTGAAATGCGAGTGTTGCGGATTAACGGAAGAGTGTACGCCGGCGTATACGGAGCGTATTCGAGAACGATATCATGGCAAATGGATCTGCGGATTATGTGGAGAAGCAGTGAAGGATGAGATAGTTAGAAGTACTGATAGATTGATAAGTACAGAAGAAGCTATGACACGTCACATGACGTTTTGTAGAGCTTCCAGATCATCAGGTCCACCACCGAATCCGGCGGTGCATTTGATCGCTGCTATGCGACAGATTCTACGAAGATGTGTTGATTCACCGAGATCGCTTAGATCGATGCCGAGTAGTCCTACGATGAAAAATCGCGATATCGGTGGACTCGCGCGTTCTGAGAGCTGTATGCCGACTTTAACCCTAACTGTTGAATCGAAGTCGTCGGATAATGAATTGGATGAATCTGATGATCAGAAATTGATGACTGAAAAATGTTAG
- the LOC139892724 gene encoding uncharacterized protein isoform X3 → MVSGSRIEGGNNTTHNLSAGVRKTIQSIKEIVGNHSDADIYATLKETNMDPNETTQKLLNQDPFHEVRRKRDKKKEVIPSKTPVPVKPIKPTEQPVQAMKSNTYLDRNPRRTNIVRNNAHGVTRQFRQFRVVRDNRINQYDNRVIKPSAKNSEVVSTKEPPISNVSAKSSVETSKNQKPMNLPVDSLSKQVKGVSLSGKRSTITPPVNATKTHDSVTSPNSSVAVVGVYSSSSDPVHIPSLASRPSANVGTIKREVGTVGVRRYTSENTAKMSSFQGAFVSKSELNVSESVPAAKLLNNINGNQHNSRPHQHPVNHQKGNKEWKPKSSKKPTSATGVGVIGSPKKPASTPANNNNSKELVTEGTNQLQDKLAPATTTTHEDQNVIIAAHIRVSETDRCCLTFGSLGIEVEVPQNSGYQEEASYIEESQSEPPLTSLSVSSPDSSCDEPSRSKQVEWVDEHIQSSGSISQESGTSSEQQQPSDRLESSSSPQNNEDDYTNNIGVVRHSSPSQHASELPSLSQAYDSQTGYDISYFRPRTDESLRGQVLPIPQEAAFNSHLGNNIPASTIAMLQQQQQGQVAQMYPQIHHHHHLQHFIPYHHHRQFITPPPVYVPPMMMQQQPTYSSNNPSHHLHPTNASTYLVLPGAANSPHVNAKYAIPPQYKSLQAPTLNGFGNFTSPTGCTLNTPGVVDDPSRLKYKDAGNVYLPNPQGEASEHWMNPREMQSAASYYNMATGQTPPHAAYMAPSHTAHATSFNAAAQSSHMQFSGLYHPSQLTAHHMGPNMGGNVGVAPGTQVAGYHHQQQQQQQPQLSQLNWTGNF, encoded by the exons ATGGTCTCTGGTTCTCGAATTGAAGGGGGTAACAACACAACGCATAATTTATCTGCTGGTGTTCGTAAAACCATTCAATCGATTAAAGAAATTGTTGGTAATCATTCTGATGCTGATATTTATGCAACCCTTAAAGAAACCAACATGGATCCTAATGAAACTACTCAGAAACTGCTAAATCAAG ATCCTTTTCATGAAGTTAGGAGAAaaagagacaagaagaaggag GTTATACCTTCAAAGACTCCTGTGCCTGTCAAACCGATAAAACCAACTGAACAGCCAGTTCAAGCGATGAAGTCCAACACATATTTAGATCGTAATCCGCGAAGGACAAATATTGTTAGGAATAATGCACATG GAGTGACCAGACAGTTTAGACAGTTTCGTGTTGTGAGGGACAACAGAATCAATCAATATGATAATAGAGTTATCAAACCTTCTGCTAAAAACTCAGAAGTTGTGTCCACAAAAGAGCCACCGATTTCAAATGTGTCCGCAAAGAG TTCAGTTGAGACTTCCAAAAATCAAAAACCGATGAATCTTCCGGTTGATTCACTCTCCAAACAAGTAAAGGGTGTTAGTTTAAGTGGTAAGAGATCAACCATTACTCCACCTGTGAATGCAACAAAAACTCATGATTCGGTTACATCACCAAACAGTTCAGTTGCAGTAGTTGGAGTATATTCATCTTCTTCAGACCCCGTTCATATACCTTCCCTGGCATCTAGACCATCTGCAAACGTTGGCACCATAAAACGTGAAGTTGGGACAGTCGGTGTTCGGCGTTATACATCTGAAAATACGGCTAAGATGTCATCGTTTCAGGGTGCTTTTGTATCAAAATCGGAACTGAATGTTTCAGAATCAGTGCCTGCTGCAAAGTTGTTGAATAACATTAATGGTAATCAGCATAATAGCCGGCCGCATCAACACCCTGTGAATCATCAGAAAG GAAACAAGGAGTGGAAACCGAAATCAAGTAAGAAACCAACAAGTGCTACTGGAGTGGGGGTTATTGGATCGCCTAAAAAACCTGCATCGACTCCTGCTAACAATAACAACTCTAAGGAACTGGTTACCGAGGGAACTAATCAGTTGCAGGATAAATTGGCACCTGCAACTACTACTACTCATGAGGATCAAAATGTGATCATTGCAGCACACATTCGAGTCTCTGAGACTGATCGTTGTTGCCTCACTTTCGGCAGTTTAGGAATCGAGGTTGAGGTCCCTCAGAATTCTGGATATCAAGAGGAGGCTAGTTATATTGAGGAGTCGCAGTCAGAACCTCCTTTAACAAG TTTATCGGTTAGTTCTCCGGACTCGTCATGTGATGAACCTTCCCGTAGCAAACAAGTTGAGTGGGTAGATGAACATATTCAGAGTTCTGGTTCCATTTCACAAGAGTCAGGCACATCGTCCGAACAACAACAACCTAGTGATAGATTAGAGTCGTCTTCAAGTCCTCAAAACAATGAAGACGACTACACAAATAATATCGGTGTTGTTAGACACAGCAGCCCATCACAACATGCATCAGAGTTACCAAGCTTGTCA CAGGCTTATGACTCTCAGACTGGATATGATATATCATATTTCAGACCCCGTACTGACGAATCTTTAAGGGGTCAGGTTCTACCGATCCCTCAGGAG gccGCCTTTAATTCTCATTTGGGTAACAACATCCCTGCAAGTACAATAGCGAtgttacaacaacaacagcaaggtCAAGTGGCCCAAATGTACccacaaattcatcatcatcatcatcttcagcaTTTTATaccttatcatcatcatcgtcagttTATAACTCCTCCTCCTGTTTATGTTCCACCAATGATGATGCAGCAGCAGCCTACCTACTCTTCTAACAATCCTTCTCATCATCTTCATCCCACTAACGCTAGTACTTACCTTGTGCTCCCTGGGGCAGCTAACTCACCACACGTCAACGCTAAATACGCAATTCCACCACAATATAAATCTCTTCAGGCTCCCACTCTTAACGGGTTCGGGAATTTTACTAGTCCAACTGGATGCACGCTAAACACACCTGGAGTTGTAGATGATCCTTCTCGGCTCAAGTATAAAGATGCTGGCAATGTGTACCTTCCTAACCCTCAG GGTGAGGCATCTGAACATTGGATGAATCCAAGGGAGATGCAATCAGCAGCATCATACTACAACATGGCTACTGGACAAACACCTCCTCATGCTGCATATATGGCGCCATCACACACTGCCCATGCCACCTCATTCAATGCTGCCGCACAATCTTCTCATATGCAATTCTCTGGATTATATCACCCTTCACAACTAACAGCGCATCATATGGGCCCCAACATGGGCGGGAACGTTGGAGTCGCACCAGGAACCCAAGTTGCTGGATATCAtcatcagcagcagcagcagcagcagcctcAGTTGAGTCAACTGAATTGGACAGGAAACTTTTGA
- the LOC139892724 gene encoding uncharacterized protein isoform X1 has translation MVSGSRIEGGNNTTHNLSAGVRKTIQSIKEIVGNHSDADIYATLKETNMDPNETTQKLLNQDPFHEVRRKRDKKKEVIPSKTPVPVKPIKPTEQPVQAMKSNTYLDRNPRRTNIVRNNAHDAGVTRQFRQFRVVRDNRINQYDNRVIKPSAKNSEVVSTKEPPISNVSAKSSVETSKNQKPMNLPVDSLSKQVKGVSLSGKRSTITPPVNATKTHDSVTSPNSSVAVVGVYSSSSDPVHIPSLASRPSANVGTIKREVGTVGVRRYTSENTAKMSSFQGAFVSKSELNVSESVPAAKLLNNINGNQHNSRPHQHPVNHQKGNKEWKPKSSKKPTSATGVGVIGSPKKPASTPANNNNSKELVTEGTNQLQDKLAPATTTTHEDQNVIIAAHIRVSETDRCCLTFGSLGIEVEVPQNSGYQEEASYIEESQSEPPLTSLSVSSPDSSCDEPSRSKQVEWVDEHIQSSGSISQESGTSSEQQQPSDRLESSSSPQNNEDDYTNNIGVVRHSSPSQHASELPSLSQAYDSQTGYDISYFRPRTDESLRGQVLPIPQEAAFNSHLGNNIPASTIAMLQQQQQGQVAQMYPQIHHHHHLQHFIPYHHHRQFITPPPVYVPPMMMQQQPTYSSNNPSHHLHPTNASTYLVLPGAANSPHVNAKYAIPPQYKSLQAPTLNGFGNFTSPTGCTLNTPGVVDDPSRLKYKDAGNVYLPNPQGEASEHWMNPREMQSAASYYNMATGQTPPHAAYMAPSHTAHATSFNAAAQSSHMQFSGLYHPSQLTAHHMGPNMGGNVGVAPGTQVAGYHHQQQQQQQPQLSQLNWTGNF, from the exons ATGGTCTCTGGTTCTCGAATTGAAGGGGGTAACAACACAACGCATAATTTATCTGCTGGTGTTCGTAAAACCATTCAATCGATTAAAGAAATTGTTGGTAATCATTCTGATGCTGATATTTATGCAACCCTTAAAGAAACCAACATGGATCCTAATGAAACTACTCAGAAACTGCTAAATCAAG ATCCTTTTCATGAAGTTAGGAGAAaaagagacaagaagaaggag GTTATACCTTCAAAGACTCCTGTGCCTGTCAAACCGATAAAACCAACTGAACAGCCAGTTCAAGCGATGAAGTCCAACACATATTTAGATCGTAATCCGCGAAGGACAAATATTGTTAGGAATAATGCACATG ATGCAGGAGTGACCAGACAGTTTAGACAGTTTCGTGTTGTGAGGGACAACAGAATCAATCAATATGATAATAGAGTTATCAAACCTTCTGCTAAAAACTCAGAAGTTGTGTCCACAAAAGAGCCACCGATTTCAAATGTGTCCGCAAAGAG TTCAGTTGAGACTTCCAAAAATCAAAAACCGATGAATCTTCCGGTTGATTCACTCTCCAAACAAGTAAAGGGTGTTAGTTTAAGTGGTAAGAGATCAACCATTACTCCACCTGTGAATGCAACAAAAACTCATGATTCGGTTACATCACCAAACAGTTCAGTTGCAGTAGTTGGAGTATATTCATCTTCTTCAGACCCCGTTCATATACCTTCCCTGGCATCTAGACCATCTGCAAACGTTGGCACCATAAAACGTGAAGTTGGGACAGTCGGTGTTCGGCGTTATACATCTGAAAATACGGCTAAGATGTCATCGTTTCAGGGTGCTTTTGTATCAAAATCGGAACTGAATGTTTCAGAATCAGTGCCTGCTGCAAAGTTGTTGAATAACATTAATGGTAATCAGCATAATAGCCGGCCGCATCAACACCCTGTGAATCATCAGAAAG GAAACAAGGAGTGGAAACCGAAATCAAGTAAGAAACCAACAAGTGCTACTGGAGTGGGGGTTATTGGATCGCCTAAAAAACCTGCATCGACTCCTGCTAACAATAACAACTCTAAGGAACTGGTTACCGAGGGAACTAATCAGTTGCAGGATAAATTGGCACCTGCAACTACTACTACTCATGAGGATCAAAATGTGATCATTGCAGCACACATTCGAGTCTCTGAGACTGATCGTTGTTGCCTCACTTTCGGCAGTTTAGGAATCGAGGTTGAGGTCCCTCAGAATTCTGGATATCAAGAGGAGGCTAGTTATATTGAGGAGTCGCAGTCAGAACCTCCTTTAACAAG TTTATCGGTTAGTTCTCCGGACTCGTCATGTGATGAACCTTCCCGTAGCAAACAAGTTGAGTGGGTAGATGAACATATTCAGAGTTCTGGTTCCATTTCACAAGAGTCAGGCACATCGTCCGAACAACAACAACCTAGTGATAGATTAGAGTCGTCTTCAAGTCCTCAAAACAATGAAGACGACTACACAAATAATATCGGTGTTGTTAGACACAGCAGCCCATCACAACATGCATCAGAGTTACCAAGCTTGTCA CAGGCTTATGACTCTCAGACTGGATATGATATATCATATTTCAGACCCCGTACTGACGAATCTTTAAGGGGTCAGGTTCTACCGATCCCTCAGGAG gccGCCTTTAATTCTCATTTGGGTAACAACATCCCTGCAAGTACAATAGCGAtgttacaacaacaacagcaaggtCAAGTGGCCCAAATGTACccacaaattcatcatcatcatcatcttcagcaTTTTATaccttatcatcatcatcgtcagttTATAACTCCTCCTCCTGTTTATGTTCCACCAATGATGATGCAGCAGCAGCCTACCTACTCTTCTAACAATCCTTCTCATCATCTTCATCCCACTAACGCTAGTACTTACCTTGTGCTCCCTGGGGCAGCTAACTCACCACACGTCAACGCTAAATACGCAATTCCACCACAATATAAATCTCTTCAGGCTCCCACTCTTAACGGGTTCGGGAATTTTACTAGTCCAACTGGATGCACGCTAAACACACCTGGAGTTGTAGATGATCCTTCTCGGCTCAAGTATAAAGATGCTGGCAATGTGTACCTTCCTAACCCTCAG GGTGAGGCATCTGAACATTGGATGAATCCAAGGGAGATGCAATCAGCAGCATCATACTACAACATGGCTACTGGACAAACACCTCCTCATGCTGCATATATGGCGCCATCACACACTGCCCATGCCACCTCATTCAATGCTGCCGCACAATCTTCTCATATGCAATTCTCTGGATTATATCACCCTTCACAACTAACAGCGCATCATATGGGCCCCAACATGGGCGGGAACGTTGGAGTCGCACCAGGAACCCAAGTTGCTGGATATCAtcatcagcagcagcagcagcagcagcctcAGTTGAGTCAACTGAATTGGACAGGAAACTTTTGA